A genomic segment from Salvia splendens isolate huo1 chromosome 13, SspV2, whole genome shotgun sequence encodes:
- the LOC121760686 gene encoding uncharacterized protein LOC121760686 produces the protein MADNNEIPPPVVRFGDTLRSGIEYPGEFAYANNNINIPPHYISLVNGGNLFHGRDDEDPVSHLNAFYELTNSHRPPNVEHNLIKRVLFPFSLREKARAWYDSIPGYNIATFQELKTLFLLEYNSPMKIEKLREEITSFRQKYDESFAEAWKRFTELIRKCPSHGLAPGHDLLKFYKGLNSEGTGLVTAGSNGNLDDLTHDEVRALFQRLANNQRNWHNPRRGADRAGDTFGATKDAERVTAIEAQLADISTQMSSMTKAVKSLQLTPQPQAVTVMRCGLCQGGHHTDQCPSLQGPPVEDVNYIGNNRQGFNQGNQYNNQQNWRPQQTGWNQAGPSNNSGNQWRNNTQPPGYEKKPTVEDQLGQILSFMTKSQKENEIFKERTVEKFGQMDATMRNLETQIGQLATASHTRIPNTIPSNTVPNPRGNEQCKAVVLRSGRELDSTPSMDGQEKKGKQKVEMGSNGQLMTSPALDPKSKFNFPDHIPPPPYPPKRKNRAPKEKSFEWMMNVIRKVNVDVSLVDLFTNFPKFSKFFKDMMANKEKLQDEGIVALSMNCSQLISGMMPMKKRDPGSCVIPCEIGNTIFTKCLLDQGSGISLMALKTARAIGLENRMEPIDIALQLADHSIVKPTGIVEDVLVKVDKGRVARSKGQLGHV, from the exons ATGGCAGATAACAATGAGATACCACCACCTGTTGTGAGGTTTGGCGATACACTGAGATCGGGAATTGAGTACCCCGGAGAGTTTGCTTATgcgaacaacaacatcaacattccacctcactaTATTAGTTTGGTGAATGGGGGGAATCTTTTCCATGGACGGGATGATGAGGACCCGGTGAGCCACCTCAATGCCTtctacgagttgacgaactctcACAGACCCCCGAATGTGGAACACAATCTAATCAAGAGGGTCTTATTCCCATTCTCTCTGAGGGAGAAAGCAAGAGCTTGGTATGACTCTATCCCGGGCTACAACATAGCAACGTTCCAAGAGTTGAAGACGTTGTTCCTCTTGGAATACAATTCTCctatgaagattgagaagttgagagaggagatcaccTCTTTCCGACAAAAGTATGACGAGTCCTTCGCGGAAGCATGGAAGAGATTCACGGAATTGATAAGGAAATGCCCAAGTCACGGactagctccggggcatgaccttttgaaattctacaaGGGACTCAACAGTGAAGGCACGGGATTGGTGACTGCAGGTTCGAATGGGAACCTAGATGATCTAACTCACGATGAGGTGAGGGCTTTGTTTCAAAGGCTGGCCAACAATCAACGGAATTGGCACAATCCAAGGCGAGGGGCTGATAGAGCGGGAGATACATTTGGTGCTACCAAGGATGCGGAAAGAGTGACCGCAATTGAGGCTCAACTGGCGGACATTAGCACTCAAATGTCGTCGATGACAAAGGCAGTTAAATCTCTTCAACTGACTCCTCAACCCCAAGCTGTGACGGTGATGAGATGTGGGTTGTGCCAAGGCGggcatcatactgatcagtgcCCAAGTCTTCAAGGACCACCTGTGGAAGATGTGAACTATATTGGCAACAATCGCCAAGGGTTCAATCAAGGCAACCAATACAACAATCAGCAAAATTGGAGACCTCAACAAACGGGATGGAATCAGGCTGGTCCTAGCAACAACTCGGGAAATCAATGGAGGAACAACACTCAACCGccgggttatgagaagaagccaaCCGTCGAGGATCAGTTGGGGCAGATTCTCTCTTTCATGActaagagtcaaaaggagaacGAAATTTTCAAGGAAAGGACGGTGGAAAAGTTTGGGCAGATGGATGCGACAATGAGGAATCTTGAGACGCAGATAGGGCAGCTTGCCACGGCATCACACACGAGGATTCCTAACACCATCCCGAGCAATACCGTACCTAATCCGAGAGGCAATGAACAGTGTAAGGCAGTGGTCTTGAGAAGTGGTCGTGAGTTGGATTCGACACCATCAATGGACGgccaag AAAAGAAGGGAAAGCAGAAAGTAGAGATGGGATCAAATGGACAGCTGATGACAAGTCCGGCATTAGACCCGAAAAGCAAGTTCAACTTCCCTGATCACATTCCTCCTCCACCATATCCACCGAAGAGGAAGAACAGAGCTCCAAAGGAGAAAAGCTTCGAGTGGATGATGAACGTGATTCGAAAAGTGAATGTGGATGTATCGTTGGTGGACCTCTTCACTAATTTCCCCAAGTTCTCCAAGTTCTTTAAGGACATGATGGCAAACAAGGAGAAACTTCAAGACGAGGGAATAGTGGCAttgagcatgaattgctcaCAATTGATTTCGGGAATGATGCCCATGAAGAAGAGGGATCCGGGAAGTTGTGTGATTCCTTGTGAGATAGGCAACACAATTTTCACCAAATGTCTATTGGATCAAGGATCGGGGATCTCACTGATGGCATTGAAAACAGCACGTGCCATTGGACTGGAGAACAGAATGGAGCCCATCGACATTGCCCTACAACTGGCTGATCATTCCATTGTGAAGCCCACTGGAATAGTAGAGGATGTCTTAGTCAAGGTAGACAA GGGACGTGTTGCTAGGAGCAAAGGACAACTCGGTCACGTTtag